GTTCGTCAATCTCTATGCCAACGACTACAGGCACGTACCGGGCATAGGATGGTATCGGTGGAATGGAACTCGTTGGCAAGTTGACGAGGACGACACTGTTCTTTGGGCGGCAGGTGACCTGGCGGAAAACATCGCGTCATACGACTCCCGTGGCTATTTCACCAGCCAGGCCCTGCAGCAGCATCGGCGACGTGCTCTGTCGACTACCGGCATAAATGCCATGCTTACCCAGGCTAAGTCTGCCCCGGGTATGGTTCTCAATGCCGCTTGCCTAGACGCCGACCCATACGCTCTCTGTACGCCTGACGGCGTGGTGGACGTGCGTACGGGCCTGGTCAAGAAGCCAGATCCGAACGAGGATTTCCATTCTCGTTCTACCAGCGTTGGCCCCCGATGCATGCTTACGCCCCGTTGGAACCGTTTCCTCACGGATACTTTCGGCGATGACGCCGAGGGTCAGGAAATGATCGACTTCTTGCAGTTGTTGCTTGGATATTCCGTCACAGGTGATGTTGGCGGGCAGGTTCTTCCTTTCCTATTCGGTTCCGGTAAGAATGGCAAATCCGTCTTGCTGGATGTGCTTATGAAGCTTCTTGGTGACTACGCCGATGCGGCCCCGTCTGGGTTTCTGATGACCCGTCCCTATGAAGGCCATCCCACCGACCTTGCCGAGTTGCATGGAAGACGCGTCATTGTTTGCTCTGAGGTCAAGCCGGATGACAAGTTTGATGAAGCCCGCGTCAAACTGCTGACAGGTGGTGATCGGATTAAGGCCCGTCGGATGCGGCAGGATTTCTTCAGCTTTCAACCCACCCATAAACTCTGGCTGCTAGGCAACCACCGCCCTGAAGTGGGCAGTGGCGGCTTCGCATTCTGGCGCCGGATGCGTTTGATCCCCTTCGAACGGGTCGTGTCTGATGACCGCAAGATCGATAATCTGGCCGACATGCTGGTTACGGAGGAAGGTCCGGGAATTCTCGGCTGGCTGATCAAAGGCGCTCGTCGCTACCTTTCCGGCGAGAAGGACCTCACAGGTCCCGAGCGCGTACGCATCGCCACTACAGCTTATGCGGAAACCGAAGACCACACCGGCCGGTTCTATGAGGAGTGTTGCATTCTCGGTTCCTCTCTCCGAGCTGAGCAGACCGCGCTATATGCCGCGTACAAGACGTGGTGTCAGCATGAGGGTGCACCAATGATGTCCTCAAGAGCATTCGCCGCCCGCACTCGCGAGCTCATTGGTTTGGCGTCGCCGAAGGAGATGGTCCTGTCGAATCAGCGTAAGCACTACACGGGTATCGGATTGGTCCTCGACGAGGAGAGAGAGGCCACCGCATGAGCTCCCTGATCGCCGAAGAAGAAATTAGTTGCGAAATTGGCATCGTATGGTTGGAAGATGTCAAAAATCTTGACTACGTCCGCCAGAGTTTGGATCGACTGCCGAACCGTGGGAGCAAGCCCGCCTATCACCGCAACGGCCGTATGGTCGGCTATGCCCTCCTCGGTTCTGCCGCCAAACCGTCCCGTTCATCTGGCACTTTTCGCCGTCGGGTCTTCTGGCTGCTACCGCATGACCGTGACAGCGCACCGCATGGCCTGTATGCCAAGGGCGCGCCCGCCGAGGCGGTCGACCCACGCACGTTGGCAGCAGGGTTTAAGGGATACAAGACGGAACGCTCAGAGGGCGGCCCGCCGTCAACGGCCATGTGTGAACTCGGAATTACACTGCCTTTGTGAAGCCTCTGTCGCACTTTCGGTGGTGACGGTGTGGGAGGCTATGTCAAGAGGATGCGGTGACGGAGGAGACTGAGGCCTGCCCTGCCGTACATTTATCCATCTGGTCTTAGTGTTGACGCCCTCGGTTGGGCAATTGCTGTAGGGGGAGGTTGGGTCCGACGACGGCGGCGTGGTCCCCGTCGAGGCCGCTAGGAAGGGTGCCCAGTTCGCAGGCTGGCCTCGGATACCTGGTTGATCCAGGAGTCGAGATCCATGCCGCGTCAGTGGGCCAGGAGGCGGGCGAAGCCGCGCGTTTGGCCGATGTGGTCACCTCGGGGCAGGTGACGAGGAGGCGTCGAGGTGGGCACGGGCCTTGCCGGTCAGGCTCCCGGGACGATTCGTGATCCCCGACGCGAGGCGGCGATCTCGGGTACGCGGGCTGCCTCAACCGGGGAGGTCGCGAACCGGTCGCCTTCCAGACGGCCCTGATTGATGCACTTGTAGGTCGCCACGTCAAGACTCGCCGCAGAACTCCCGGTCCGCTGCAGCTACCGCCAAGGTCGCAGTACCGCTGAGGACCGGACGGGTGGTCCGTGGGAGGGTGGGGAGCACTCATTCAGAGTGCTCGTCCAGACGCGGAGTGGTGCCGAGGAGCTCGCCCATCCTGCGCGCCAGGTCCCTCATCTGATGACCGAGCAGGCCCTGGTCGAGCCCTTCCTTGGCGAGGACTCCGAGGTATGTCTCCACACCTGCTCGCACCACGAAGAGATGACCACCGTCCACCTCGATCATCGCGAGGCGCAACTGCCCCGCGCATCTGGGGAACTGTTTGACCACGGGCTGGGCCAGCGCCTGCAGGCCCGCGACCACGGCGGCGAACCGGTCCACGTCGTCGGGGTCCTCGGCACCATAGGAAGTGATCGCCTTGCCGTCGCTGGAAGCCACGAGGGCGAAGCGGATCTCCTTGATGCTCTCCGTCAGATCGCGGAGCGCCCAGCTCACATCGGTTCCCTGTTGCGTCATGGGACTAGTCGCTCTCTTCAGTGCGGTGCTCGTTGAACTCGCGTACGGCAGTCGTCTCGCCGTCCGTGGCCGGGTCGCGGTCCGTGGTCGTCTCACGCGGCGGGCCGCTTGCCCGTCCGGCCGTGGCAAAGGCGGCCAAGCCGGTGAAGGACGCGTCGGGCGGCGCGACGGCCACGCTCTCCTTGCTGCGGTGAGCAACGCTGAGCTGCGATCCCACAAGGTCGTTCCGTATGCTGCGGCGCCACGGCAGGCCGCCGGGCGTGGTATCCATGGCTTCAATGCTCTCCACGAGTACGGACATGACCGGCTCGCGGACAGTCGCAGACTCCACTGCGGCTGTCGGGGCCGCCGCGATGACGGCGGCGGGTAAGGGGCTGAAGTGTTTATGAGGAACTACCACGACCACTGAGGTGCCGAGCCAGGGCGAGTCCGCGAAGGTGACCTGGATGTCGTAACGACGTGCCAGGGCCCCCACTACTCGCAGACCCAAATTGGCGTCCTCCGAGATACCACCGAGGCCCGGGCCCTTCGAAGTACCCGCGAGGGACTGCTCCGCCTCGCGCTTCTTCTCGTTCAGGCCCTTGCCTGCATCCTGGATCTCGATGCCGATGCCGTTGGGGACCTCTTTGCCGGAGACGACCACGGCCTCGGTGGGCGGAGAGTAACGCGCCGCGTTGTCCAGGAGGTGAGCGAATATCAGTGTGAGGTGGTCCACCAGTCCGCCGTCGACGCCGAGTTCAGGCAGGTGGCGGACCTGGACACGGTCGAAGTCCTTGATCCGGCCGATGCCGCCACGCACCACACTGAGTAGTCGCTGCGGCTCCTGCCACTGGCGTCCGGGCCGGTTCGAACCGCCGAATACGCCGATGCTGGCAGCGAGACAGTCGGCAGGGCCGATCTCCTGGTCCAGCTCCATGAGGCCCTGGGCCACAGCGGGCAGCCGCCCGTGTTTGCCCTGCATCTCGTGCAGCCGTCCGCGTAGTTTGCTGGTAAGCACATGGATCCGGCTGCCGATGCTGACCACGGCCTGCTCGGCCGATGTGGAGCGGTCGAACTCCTCTTCCACGCCTATCAATGCGGTTCGCAGGACCTTGCGCAGGGATGCGCGCAGCTCCGGGCCGGCATCTGTCTCCTGGCCGACTTCCAGAAGGATGTCGTCGATGGCCTCGCCGTCCCGCAGCCGTTCGAGCGCCTCGGGGAGGTAGGTGTCGCCAAGCCTGACGACGACTGCCTGCTGACGTTTGAGTTGCTCGTGTGCCGCGTGGGACTGTGCGGTCATGCTGTTCTCGTAGGCCCGCGTCTGCTTCGAGAGTCGATCCTCAAAGCTCCTGGCCTGTTTGTTCAGTTGTGCGTCCAGGCCCGATCGCTCGGCCGTGAAGTTTCGTTCCAGCTCCGCCACATGCTGCTGCCATTGCTGGGAGTGCTCAGCCTGTGAAATGCGGAAGTCGCCTTTTGCTCGGCGTAGTTGGGACTGGGTGTGGACGAGGAGCTGTACGGATACTGCGCTGGCCGCCGTGGCCGTGGCACCGACGAACGTCGCGGCTATCTGGACCTGGTCGGGTCCCGCGACCGCAGTGGCGACGGTTCCTACTGCTAGGGCGAGCGGCATCAGCCACCAGCTGTACCAGGCGCCCGGTGCCCGCGCCGCCGGGGGCGGAGGGGCTGGTTCCATCTGCATCCTTCGAAAGCAATACGATCGAACAGGGGGGTGTGTGCAGGCGCTGTGCGCATCGAGCACACACAGCTTGAGATGACCGAGGATGTTCGCGTCAACTCGAAGTATCGCAGGGGAGCCTAACGGGTTTGAGATCAAAATGGATCAACCCCCTCCACATACCAGTTCGTTTTGAGTCACGCTCCGAGTAGATCAACGTAGTGCGCCTACTGGCCTTACTGGGAGGCGCACGCCGTTCCTGCTAGGTTCCAGCCAAGTTCCAAGCTATGGCAGGGGCAAACACCCCTCAACGATCTCCGGCCGCACATATACGTCGACCCCAGCCGACAGCCTCGGATGCAGTAGATGAGTTGCATCCCGTGCTCGACCTGACGGGCTGAACCCGGTGGGCAACCACGGCAATTGCTACAACCGGGTGACTCCTCCGTGCCTTAAAGGGGCGGCCCTTTCGGGCAGTCCGGGCCACCAAATGAGCGCAAGACCGATTCGGAGCGGTTGCCGGCCATCACCCGGGCCGGCCAGCAAACTCGGGCCCGGGAACGGCCCCTCGACGTCGTAGGCTCCTCGCTCGAACCGGCAGCCATACCAAGGTTACCGAGCACCGCCTTCGGCTATCGGGACTCGGCCAGCCTGAACCGGTATTCGCACAGGAGCACGAGATCGGTCAGCTCGTCGATGTCCGCGGCTTGAGCCGCGGCGACGGTGACCTCCCACGTGTCTGTTTCGGAGTCTCGGACCTGCAGCGAGAGGGGGCTGTCCGGCTGGAATTCGGTAAGAGCCGGGTGGACCGCCTGTCCTGACGTTCGGAGGACCAGCGGTGAGGCGAGCGGCTGCCCGGACGATGTGTCGGTGAACGTGATCCGCATGTCCTGGATTCCAGCGCCGTCCCCGGGTGACAGCAGGCTCAGCTTGGTGACGGTCACATCGCCCCGGGTGGTGAAGTACGGGAAGCGCTGCTTAGAGATGTTGACGGTGAGCTTGCGGTCCACGTCCGCGGGTGTCCGGAGGAAGCGATGCCATGCGTCGGGGAACTCGTGCCGCAGGCTGACCATACGCTTCAGTGCGGCGGGCGCGTCCGGGGCGGCACCCTCGCCCGAGAAGGTCTTCTTGAGTTCGCCAACGGCCTTGCTGCGCTGCATGGCGCCCGCATCGCGGGCCGTGTAGTGCAGGTGCAGGACCAGGTCGGAGATGGTGTCGTAGTCGAACTGTCGGAACTCGTCGGGTAGTGCGAAGCGCCAGCGCGAGATGGCACCGGCGCCTTCGAAGGGCAGATAGCGCTCGTCGCGGAAACTCAGCTCGAACATGCCGCTGTCGCTCTGGGCCCCGCTCGTCGCGATCGACTGCAGTGGAACGTAATCACGGAGGAAGCGCGGGTCTTGGGTCTGCTCCGCGTACCCACCGGCTTCTCCGCCTGCCGCGCCAGCTCCGTCCGACACGAGGGATTTGACCCTTACGCGGTTGTTCAGCAGCGTGAGGGTGCCAGTGACGCCGGTGTAGGGGCCGACGACGCACGGCACGCTCACGCCGACGGATTTGATCCGGCGGAAGTAGTGACCGGGGAAGTCCAGGTCGAACAGTGTCTCGGGGACCTCGAATTCGCAAACGCCGGTGGCCCGCAACCGGAGGAGCGACTCAGGGTCGAGCTGGAGCAGCGAGATGTGCCGGGTGATCTCGTACTCCCGACGGTTCCGCTCTTGATAGGCGCGATCCATCTGGCGCAGGGCGAGGCCGAGCCGCTCACCGGCGAGCAGCCCCTTGTGCAGGCTGTCCCATGAGCCGGTCCCGATGACGAATGACGTTTCGGGTGTGGAGTCGGGGATGCCCAATTCGAAGCGGTAGCTACGTTCGGCTTGTTTGGCCAGGTCCTGCGCCAGCTGGAAAGCGCGGAAGAAGAGACTTCCGGTCTCGCGTTCCATCCAGCCGTACAGCTCCTGGTTGGTGTACTTCTCCCTTAGGAACCTCTCCACTTCGGCGGCCTGCTCGATCTGCGTGCCGTGGCTGGTGCGGTCTGCATCGTTGAGCGCCCTGCGGATCTGAGCGGTGATCATCTCCCGGTCGATCTGAGCGATCTGCATCACGGCCGAGTTGCGCTGGAAGGCATGGTCCTGCTCGCGCCAGACCACGCCGGCCAGCTTCTGCGCCAGGGACGACCGGAAAGAGTGCCATTTGCCCACGGCTTCGAGCACTTTCGCCACTGCGCTGGCCCCTGCACCCAGCGCCATTCCGCCGAACGCGGCGCCTCCGCCGATACCCAGAGGCTTGAGCGCAAGTTCGAACTGCGGGATGAGATGGAAGAGGGGTGCGATCCCTTCGGCCACCGCACCCGCCATGGTGTGCGTGGTTGCAAGGAACGACTGGAACAGCTCGTCCTGCTCGTATGTGAGGATCTTGGAGCCGCTTTGGGTGGAGGCCACCTCGATGTCACCTGTCGCGCCTCCGATTGCGGCCCCGGCAGCGGCACCCGTAGGTCCGGCGATGAGGCTGCCCGCAGCCGCTCCGACCGCTGCGCCACTCACGATGATCTTGCCACCGTCGGTGAGTTCGAACCGGCCGGTCGGCGCGTAGAGCGGGGTGATGCCGACACCGGGGCGTGCCTGTGGCGACTCGGGGGCGTTCGGTTCCTCGGGCACGGAGGGGGCCTGTTCACCCAGCAGGCGGCCGTAGTGGAAGAGCTGGTGGATGGCCGCATCCCGGGAGGCGCGCAGGGCCGCCACGGTCGCGTCCGCCTCGGCGATCTGCCAGTCCTTGACCATGGTGACGGATTGGAGCAAGGCGCTTTCGTGCTGGGCTCGCACGGCGGCGAGTGCTTCGCCGTCCTTCTTCTCAAGCGCGGCCAAGAGCGCGGCGCCGAACGCGCGGACCTCGTTGCAGATCTCCAGCGCGTTCTGCAGAGCGACCTGGAAAC
This is a stretch of genomic DNA from Streptomyces sp. NBC_01717. It encodes these proteins:
- a CDS encoding DNA primase family protein — translated: MSSSSDEGLLFDFAPHAVAARVRRQVAIPATTRSNAFSAVAGAATAGGLLPDTLTDRGNAKLFVNLYANDYRHVPGIGWYRWNGTRWQVDEDDTVLWAAGDLAENIASYDSRGYFTSQALQQHRRRALSTTGINAMLTQAKSAPGMVLNAACLDADPYALCTPDGVVDVRTGLVKKPDPNEDFHSRSTSVGPRCMLTPRWNRFLTDTFGDDAEGQEMIDFLQLLLGYSVTGDVGGQVLPFLFGSGKNGKSVLLDVLMKLLGDYADAAPSGFLMTRPYEGHPTDLAELHGRRVIVCSEVKPDDKFDEARVKLLTGGDRIKARRMRQDFFSFQPTHKLWLLGNHRPEVGSGGFAFWRRMRLIPFERVVSDDRKIDNLADMLVTEEGPGILGWLIKGARRYLSGEKDLTGPERVRIATTAYAETEDHTGRFYEECCILGSSLRAEQTALYAAYKTWCQHEGAPMMSSRAFAARTRELIGLASPKEMVLSNQRKHYTGIGLVLDEEREATA
- a CDS encoding DUF6009 family protein, translated to MSSLIAEEEISCEIGIVWLEDVKNLDYVRQSLDRLPNRGSKPAYHRNGRMVGYALLGSAAKPSRSSGTFRRRVFWLLPHDRDSAPHGLYAKGAPAEAVDPRTLAAGFKGYKTERSEGGPPSTAMCELGITLPL
- a CDS encoding roadblock/LC7 domain-containing protein; its protein translation is MTQQGTDVSWALRDLTESIKEIRFALVASSDGKAITSYGAEDPDDVDRFAAVVAGLQALAQPVVKQFPRCAGQLRLAMIEVDGGHLFVVRAGVETYLGVLAKEGLDQGLLGHQMRDLARRMGELLGTTPRLDEHSE
- a CDS encoding ATP-binding protein, with the protein product MEPAPPPPAARAPGAWYSWWLMPLALAVGTVATAVAGPDQVQIAATFVGATATAASAVSVQLLVHTQSQLRRAKGDFRISQAEHSQQWQQHVAELERNFTAERSGLDAQLNKQARSFEDRLSKQTRAYENSMTAQSHAAHEQLKRQQAVVVRLGDTYLPEALERLRDGEAIDDILLEVGQETDAGPELRASLRKVLRTALIGVEEEFDRSTSAEQAVVSIGSRIHVLTSKLRGRLHEMQGKHGRLPAVAQGLMELDQEIGPADCLAASIGVFGGSNRPGRQWQEPQRLLSVVRGGIGRIKDFDRVQVRHLPELGVDGGLVDHLTLIFAHLLDNAARYSPPTEAVVVSGKEVPNGIGIEIQDAGKGLNEKKREAEQSLAGTSKGPGLGGISEDANLGLRVVGALARRYDIQVTFADSPWLGTSVVVVVPHKHFSPLPAAVIAAAPTAAVESATVREPVMSVLVESIEAMDTTPGGLPWRRSIRNDLVGSQLSVAHRSKESVAVAPPDASFTGLAAFATAGRASGPPRETTTDRDPATDGETTAVREFNEHRTEESD